From Anaerotignum faecicola:
AGGGTTTTCAAGCGAAAAGGTCAGTTTTTCGCGTTTTCCTCTGGGCAGATAAACACTTCTCTCCTGTATCAGAAATTCATTTGTCTGTTTCCAATCACGTTCCACGCCGAAATCATCCTCTTTCAGATAACGCAGATTTGCCGCGTACATCTTTCGGATTCCCTTTGCAGGCACCGTTTTGTATCTCACCGTCACCTTTGTTGCCTCCTCCGTCCGTTCGGAATCCTCATCCTCCCAGATGACATCCTCCTGCATAGCGGATAAAAATTCAACTGTTCCGTAATGGAATTTCATCTGCGGCAGCTCTGCTCCTTCTGTCAATGGAATTTCAACCTCTTGCTTTTCTCTGTCTGTTCCTGTATAGGCTGAATGGTGCAGTGTCAGAGGGAAATCCTTTTCCGTTCCCTTTAACGTATACCTTCCGCCGTTTTCCAACGATTCCAAATGTCCCCGCATTCGTTCTCCTGCCGCATTCTGAATATACGCATAGTCCTCTAAAGGCGCAAACCGATACGGACAAAGGATAATCCCCGTTTGATAATAATCCTCCATCGCCTGCGCCACCTCAGCAGAGGGAATCTGATAATATTCCAACTGAATGGTATCCCCATCCAGATTGGCTTTCGCAATTAAGGATGTACCGTTTTTCGTTACCGAATACCCAAGGTCTTCAGGGTTTTCCGTCGTTTTCGCCTTCACGACCTTCAAATGAATTTTCTCATCAAAACCTTTAATCGAAAACGCGTAATCATAACAGCCATCCTTCAGGTAAAGCCGTTCCGAGCAGTGCGGCGTATACTGCAGCACCTTGCCTTCATTGCTTATATGCCAGCCGCAACCGGAAAACCAAATCACCCTGCTTTTTTCTCCATAATAATAGGTGACTTCATATTTTTCAGACAATTCATCGACAATTTCATCTTTGCCATTTTTTTCTGTCGGCAAGCCCTCTCCGGTGAATACAAAATCTCCCTTGAGCATATTGTTTTCACAATAGAACCCTTTCAGCTCCACACGCACGCCGTCCTTCTCCTGCACAGGGTTATCAATCTGCACCTCATAAATTTCCGCGTCTGTATCGTTGATATAAACCCCAACACCGGGCAGATAATGCAGGATACGCTGGAAATATGCTGCAATCGGCTTGCGTGCAAATACCCCGACCGCAACCAGGCAGCAGACCGCCGCAATCAAAATACGCCTTTTCTGCCATTTTTTCTGCTGCTTCGCTTCCGCTTGCATCCGTTCCGATACAAGATTCTCAATCCGCTTTGCCGCTGTTTCGTCCTCCATCTGCGGCAGTGCTTCCGGCAAATTCCGCAGGAGATCTTCCTCCTCCAGATAATCAAATACATCCTTCATAAAATCCCCCTCCTTCCAATGCTTTTCTCAGCTTTTCCAAGCCACGCCGCACCTTCTGGTCCACTGTGTTCTCCTTTAACCCTAACGCAGACGCAATCGTTTTTGTCGGATAGCCATAATAAAATTTCCAAATCAATATTTTTTCATCCGGTTCTCCCAAGGAACGAATTGCTTGAAGCAGCACCTCCCTGTCCTCAAAGGATACCTCCTTCGGACTCTCCTGTATTTCTTCGTGCAGAGGCAGATTTTCTGCCTTTTTCCTGTAGCAATCTGCCGCCCTCCGCCGCGCAAGCGTTGCTAAAAATACACGAAATCCGCCTTTTTCCAAATCAATCTTTTCCCGATAACGATACGCGTCCACAAAAACATCACTCACACATTCCTCGATGTCCTCCTGCGGAAATTCCGCCAGCTTGTTTCTCACAATGTAATAGCAATACCCCATATATTGCCGCATCAATTCCTTCATGCCCTCATTCGGTCTTTTCTGTAATAAGGTCAGCAGACTTCTTTCGTCCATGCAATCCCTCCTCCCTTTATCTATCTATTCTCCGAAAAATAATGAAATCTGACAACCGTTTTGAAAAAAGTTTTGGAAAAAACGCAAAAAATCGTCGAAATTTCTTCTGACGATTCCATAAATCTGTTTTTATGCAAAGAAAAAGAGAGCCTTTTCAGACTCTCTTAAACTAGGGTAGCAGGATTCGAACCTGCGAATGACGGAATCAGAATCCGTTGCCTTACCGCTTGGCGATACCCCATTATACCAACCATCAGCTGGATTTGAGACCTGGGCTAGCTGGATTCGAACCAGCGAATGCAGGAGTCAAAGTCCTGTGCCTTACCGCTTGGCGATAGCCCAATATACGATAATGCAAACTGCTGAAAGAAAAAGCGCGAGACGAGATTCGAACTCGCGACCCTCGCCTTGGCAAGGCGATGCTCTACCA
This genomic window contains:
- a CDS encoding DUF4179 domain-containing protein: MKDVFDYLEEEDLLRNLPEALPQMEDETAAKRIENLVSERMQAEAKQQKKWQKRRILIAAVCCLVAVGVFARKPIAAYFQRILHYLPGVGVYINDTDAEIYEVQIDNPVQEKDGVRVELKGFYCENNMLKGDFVFTGEGLPTEKNGKDEIVDELSEKYEVTYYYGEKSRVIWFSGCGWHISNEGKVLQYTPHCSERLYLKDGCYDYAFSIKGFDEKIHLKVVKAKTTENPEDLGYSVTKNGTSLIAKANLDGDTIQLEYYQIPSAEVAQAMEDYYQTGIILCPYRFAPLEDYAYIQNAAGERMRGHLESLENGGRYTLKGTEKDFPLTLHHSAYTGTDREKQEVEIPLTEGAELPQMKFHYGTVEFLSAMQEDVIWEDEDSERTEEATKVTVRYKTVPAKGIRKMYAANLRYLKEDDFGVERDWKQTNEFLIQERSVYLPRGKREKLTFSLENPSYWVGGSYDVVIEKPRSKK
- a CDS encoding RNA polymerase sigma factor, with the protein product MDERSLLTLLQKRPNEGMKELMRQYMGYCYYIVRNKLAEFPQEDIEECVSDVFVDAYRYREKIDLEKGGFRVFLATLARRRAADCYRKKAENLPLHEEIQESPKEVSFEDREVLLQAIRSLGEPDEKILIWKFYYGYPTKTIASALGLKENTVDQKVRRGLEKLRKALEGGGFYEGCI